Proteins from a single region of Chitinibacter bivalviorum:
- a CDS encoding flagellar basal body P-ring protein FlgI, translating to MRKLILMIALCVYTLPVYAERLKDLASFSGVRNNQLVGYGLVVGLDGSGDQTTQTPFTVQSIINMLTNSGVQVPVGGNMQLKNVAAVTVTATLPPFARPGQPLDIVVSSIGNAKSLRGGTLLMSPLKGADGQIYAMAQGNLIVAGAGASAGGSSTQINQLATGRIPNGATVERAVPTLLGNGEFVQLELLKTDFSTATRVVNAINSQIGPLAAALDGRVIQIRAPLDPNQRVAFLAKLEGINITQGEVSPKVIINARTGSVVMNQAVTIEPCAIAHGNLTVTILADNKVEQPKPLANGRTTKVQNAEIDIEMGKGPVVKLPKATNLNQVVRALNAVGATPQDLLAILQAMKTAGALNAELEVI from the coding sequence ATGCGTAAATTGATTTTGATGATTGCACTTTGTGTGTATACCCTGCCTGTGTATGCCGAGCGTTTGAAAGACTTGGCGAGTTTTTCCGGCGTACGTAACAATCAGCTGGTGGGTTATGGCCTGGTGGTCGGTCTGGATGGTAGCGGTGATCAAACCACGCAAACACCGTTCACTGTGCAATCGATTATTAATATGCTGACCAATTCGGGGGTACAAGTTCCAGTAGGCGGCAATATGCAGCTGAAGAACGTTGCCGCTGTTACTGTCACCGCCACGCTGCCGCCGTTTGCGCGACCAGGTCAACCGCTAGATATCGTGGTGTCTTCGATTGGTAATGCCAAAAGCCTGCGCGGCGGCACTTTGCTGATGTCGCCACTGAAGGGGGCGGATGGTCAGATTTATGCGATGGCGCAGGGAAATTTGATTGTGGCTGGAGCGGGTGCATCGGCTGGTGGTTCAAGTACGCAAATTAATCAGCTGGCAACGGGTCGTATTCCCAATGGTGCGACGGTCGAGCGCGCTGTGCCCACGCTATTGGGGAATGGTGAATTTGTTCAGCTCGAATTGCTGAAAACTGATTTTTCAACCGCGACGCGGGTTGTGAATGCGATTAATAGTCAGATCGGGCCGCTAGCGGCGGCGCTTGATGGTCGCGTTATCCAGATTCGTGCGCCACTCGACCCGAATCAACGGGTGGCTTTTTTGGCTAAGCTCGAAGGTATCAATATCACGCAAGGTGAAGTGTCGCCCAAGGTGATTATCAATGCCCGTACTGGTTCGGTGGTGATGAATCAGGCGGTCACCATCGAGCCTTGTGCCATTGCGCATGGCAATTTAACGGTGACGATCTTGGCGGATAATAAAGTCGAGCAGCCTAAACCACTCGCCAATGGCCGTACGACCAAAGTGCAAAATGCCGAGATCGATATTGAAATGGGCAAGGGCCCCGTGGTGAAATTGCCCAAAGCGACAAATCTGAATCAAGTGGTGCGTGCCTTGAATGCCGTGGGTGCCACGCCCCAAGATTTGTTGGCGATTCTGCAGGCGATGAAAACCGCTGGCGCACTGAATGCTGAATTGGAAGTGATCTAA
- a CDS encoding flagellar basal body L-ring protein FlgH: MKALCRALASLLVLSLCACVAPQTIVTQPTTARSQPTVVVTANNGAIFQQGTARMLFEEPVARRIGEILVVTIEENLSAVNKANSNTNRDGGLTLSGSGSLPYVPQLDKLFSADASLSANNKFSGKGETNSSNTFKGSIAVTVTDVFANGNLAIGGEKQIAINGYNTVLRFTGVVNPNDITAGNKISSTRVADARIEQLGQGAISDANTMGWMQRVFLSVWPF, encoded by the coding sequence ATGAAAGCTCTGTGTCGTGCTCTGGCTAGTCTGCTGGTGCTGTCTCTTTGTGCGTGCGTGGCACCGCAAACGATTGTGACGCAGCCTACGACTGCCCGCTCACAACCCACGGTCGTGGTCACGGCAAACAATGGCGCTATTTTCCAGCAAGGCACAGCCCGTATGCTGTTTGAAGAACCGGTAGCGCGACGCATTGGTGAAATTCTGGTCGTAACCATTGAAGAAAATCTTTCTGCGGTCAATAAAGCCAATAGCAATACCAATCGTGATGGTGGCCTAACGCTCTCGGGTTCGGGATCATTGCCCTATGTACCGCAGTTGGACAAATTGTTTAGTGCTGATGCTAGCTTGAGTGCGAATAATAAATTCTCTGGTAAAGGCGAAACCAATAGCTCGAATACCTTCAAGGGCTCGATTGCTGTGACGGTGACCGATGTCTTTGCTAATGGCAATTTGGCGATTGGCGGCGAAAAACAAATTGCGATCAATGGCTATAACACCGTGCTGCGATTTACTGGTGTTGTGAACCCCAATGATATTACGGCAGGCAATAAAATCTCCTCAACCCGCGTTGCAGATGCGCGGATTGAGCAGCTTGGGCAGGGCGCGATCAGTGATGCGAACACCATGGGCTGGATGCAGCGCGTGTTTCTATCGGTATGGCCGTTTTAA
- the flgG gene encoding flagellar basal-body rod protein FlgG yields MMRSLWTAKTGMDAMQFNVDVVSHNLSNVNTNGYKRERAVFEDLLYQNLRQAGGASSQQTSLPTGLYVGTGTAVVATARNFSQGNLQKTDAPLDMAINGAGFFQINLPDGTIGYTRDGAFQVNSQGTIVNSSGYELSPALQVPQGTTSLTVAKDGTVSAVVNNDAAAPILLGQIQTATFINPPGLESMGGNIYKETSASGAPTVGIPGTNGLGAVDQGYVETSNVNATEELINMIQAQRAFELNSKAVTTSDQMLAKLGTM; encoded by the coding sequence ATGATGCGATCGCTGTGGACTGCAAAAACCGGTATGGATGCCATGCAGTTTAATGTGGATGTCGTTTCTCATAACCTGTCCAACGTCAACACCAATGGCTATAAGCGCGAGCGCGCCGTATTTGAAGATTTGCTGTACCAAAATCTGCGTCAGGCTGGCGGGGCGAGTAGTCAGCAAACGTCCTTACCTACAGGGCTGTATGTCGGTACAGGTACGGCAGTTGTAGCGACTGCACGCAATTTTTCGCAGGGTAATCTGCAAAAAACCGATGCTCCTTTGGATATGGCCATTAATGGCGCAGGCTTTTTTCAGATTAATCTACCGGATGGCACGATCGGTTACACGCGTGACGGTGCATTTCAGGTGAATAGTCAGGGTACGATCGTCAATAGCAGTGGCTATGAATTATCGCCAGCACTGCAAGTGCCACAAGGAACGACCAGCTTGACCGTAGCGAAGGATGGTACGGTCTCGGCGGTGGTCAATAATGATGCTGCCGCGCCTATTTTGCTGGGGCAGATTCAAACTGCGACCTTTATTAATCCCCCAGGCTTGGAGTCAATGGGGGGGAATATTTATAAAGAAACTTCCGCCAGTGGCGCACCTACAGTCGGTATTCCGGGGACAAATGGTCTGGGTGCGGTTGATCAGGGTTATGTTGAAACTTCGAATGTCAATGCCACCGAAGAATTAATCAATATGATTCAGGCGCAGCGTGCGTTTGAGCTAAATTCAAAAGCCGTGACGACATCAGATCAGATGTTGGCCAAATTGGGGACCATGTAA